From Desmodus rotundus isolate HL8 chromosome 12, HLdesRot8A.1, whole genome shotgun sequence, one genomic window encodes:
- the THAP11 gene encoding THAP domain-containing protein 11 yields the protein MPGFTCCVPGCYNNSHRDKALHFYTFPKDAELRRLWLKNVSRAGVSGCFSTFQPTTGHRLCSVHFQGGRKTYTVRVPTIFPLRGVNERKVARRPAGAAAARRRQQQQQQQQQQQQQQQQQPPPPPSPSASAAQTAQLQPNLVSASAAVLLTLQAAVDSSQAPGSVPPAPTTPTGEDVKPIDLTVQVEFAAAEGAAAAAAASELEAATAGLEAAECPMGPQLVVVGEEGFPDTGSDHSYSLSSGTTEEELLRKLNEQRDILALMEVKMKEMKGSIRHLRLTEAKLREELREKDRLLAMAVIRKKHGM from the coding sequence ATGCCTGGCTTTACGTGCTGCGTGCCGGGCTGCTACAACAACTCGCATCGGGACAAGGCGCTGCACTTCTACACGTTTCCCAAGGACGCTGAGTTGCGGCGCCTCTGGCTGAAGAATGTGTCTCGCGCTGGCGTCAGTGGATGCTTCTCCACCTTCCAGCCCACCACGGGTCACCGTCTCTGCAGCGTACACTTCCAGGGCGGCCGCAAGACCTACACGGTGCGCGTCCCTACCATCTTTCCGCTGCGCGGCGTTAATGAGCGCAAGGTAGCGCGCAGACCCGCTGGGGCCGCAGCCGCCCGccgcaggcagcagcagcagcaacagcagcagcagcagcaacaacaacaacagcagcagccgccgccgcctccgTCGCCGTCAGCCTCCGCTGCCCAGACCGCCCAGTTGCAGCCGAACCTGGTGTCTGCCTCTGCGGCTGTGCTCCTCACCCTTCAGGCCGCCGTAGACAGCAGCCAGGCTCCTGGATCCGTGCCTCCGGCGCCCACTACTCCCACCGGAGAAGATGTGAAGCCCATCGATCTGACGGTGCAAGTGGAATTCGCGGCCGCAGAGGGTGcagccgccgcggccgccgcgtCGGAGCTAGAGGCTGCCACCGCAGGGCTGGAGGCCGCCGAGTGCCCTATGGGCCCCCAGTTGGTGGTAGTCGGGGAAGAGGGCTTCCCTGATACTGGTTCCGACCACTCGTACTCGTTGTCGTCAGGCACCACGGAGGAGGAGCTCCTGCGTAAGCTGAACGAGCAGCGGGACATCCTGGCGCTGATGGAGGTGAAAATGAAGGAGATGAAGGGCAGCATCCGCCACCTGCGTCTCACCGAGGCCAAGCTGCGGGAAGAGCTTCGCGAGAAGGATCGACTGCTGGCCATGGCTGTCATCCGTAAGAAGCACGGAATGTGA